The following coding sequences lie in one Bacillus oleivorans genomic window:
- the terL gene encoding phage terminase large subunit, giving the protein MKTSSIRLPTLNEVKKALAKKNYADYVAYSHEGRYTHARHTEFICDIIQKAIDKKKLMREGKIRTENQYIALNMPPRHSKSMTITETLPSYYQGHFPEDRVIEISYNDTFARRFGKKNKEKVKQFGKELFDIEVSKDSSAADEWNLDNNIGGMISRGVLSGITGQGADLMIIDDPIKNREEAESETMRDKVWDEWIDSFSTRLHPGAIVILILTRWHEDDLQGRLLNPEYGQPLNWQVYNFPLKAEENDILGREIGEPLWPERYGYEFIVERERYPSSFNSLYQGRPTSQEGNILKRDWWRYYDILPQIQIKLMSVDATFKDEDDNDFVSIQVWGKVGANSYLIDRVKARMNFPATIQSIVNLKKKHPDISAILIEDKANGPAIVSMLRNKIPGVIPINPEGGKVARVNAVSPYIEAGNVHLPRTEWTHDFVEECASFPKGKHDDDVDSMSQALNRLYYFYAEIPPKSNGHDPHWMFHNNEREGGEYIEW; this is encoded by the coding sequence TTGAAAACATCCTCAATAAGACTTCCGACACTGAATGAGGTTAAAAAAGCATTAGCCAAGAAAAACTATGCGGATTATGTCGCGTACTCCCATGAGGGCAGATACACACACGCACGACATACAGAGTTTATATGTGACATTATTCAAAAAGCAATCGATAAAAAGAAGTTAATGCGAGAGGGCAAGATACGAACCGAAAACCAATACATTGCTTTAAATATGCCTCCACGACATTCAAAATCTATGACAATTACAGAGACTCTGCCAAGCTATTATCAGGGGCATTTCCCTGAGGATAGAGTGATAGAGATTTCCTATAACGATACATTCGCCCGTAGGTTCGGGAAGAAGAACAAAGAAAAGGTTAAACAGTTTGGTAAAGAGTTATTCGACATTGAAGTATCAAAAGACAGTAGTGCAGCCGATGAATGGAATCTCGATAACAACATAGGCGGTATGATTAGCCGAGGGGTTTTATCCGGGATTACCGGGCAAGGGGCCGACTTAATGATAATCGACGACCCTATTAAGAACCGTGAAGAAGCCGAAAGTGAAACCATGCGCGATAAGGTATGGGATGAATGGATTGACTCATTTTCCACACGTTTACACCCTGGGGCGATTGTTATATTGATTCTCACAAGATGGCATGAAGATGATCTACAAGGAAGATTACTGAATCCCGAATACGGGCAACCATTAAACTGGCAAGTATATAACTTCCCTTTAAAAGCAGAGGAAAACGACATACTCGGCAGAGAAATAGGCGAACCCTTGTGGCCGGAACGATACGGATATGAGTTTATTGTCGAAAGGGAACGGTATCCATCTTCTTTTAACTCCCTATATCAAGGTAGACCAACAAGCCAAGAAGGGAACATTTTAAAACGTGATTGGTGGAGATATTACGATATCCTTCCACAAATCCAAATTAAGCTAATGAGCGTAGATGCCACTTTTAAAGATGAAGATGATAACGACTTTGTATCGATTCAAGTGTGGGGCAAGGTAGGAGCAAATTCTTATTTGATTGATAGGGTAAAAGCGCGAATGAACTTCCCGGCTACAATTCAATCCATCGTCAATCTGAAAAAGAAACATCCAGACATAAGCGCAATCTTAATTGAGGATAAAGCAAATGGTCCAGCTATTGTCTCTATGCTACGCAATAAGATACCTGGTGTGATTCCTATTAATCCAGAAGGAGGTAAGGTTGCGAGAGTCAACGCGGTATCTCCTTATATTGAAGCTGGCAACGTTCATTTACCTAGAACCGAATGGACACATGACTTTGTAGAAGAATGTGCTTCCTTCCCGAAAGGAAAACATGATGATGATGTAGACTCTATGTCACAAGCATTAAATAGATTGTATTACTTTTATGCGGAGATTCCACCAAAGTCAAATGGTCACGATCCGCATTGGATGTTTCATAATAACGAAAGAGAGGGAGGGGAATACATCGAATGGTAA
- a CDS encoding terminase small subunit: protein MSRPLMFGCKEELEEKISAYFYMCDTHMQTMFTKEGQEISVPAPKPYTISGLAHFLGTNRQTLLNYEERDEFFDTIKRAKAKIEAFVEESLWTPKVTAGVIFNLKNNFGWVDKSELQQSGETTHNIKTDKDLSNLTVEELKQLENILNKTSDTE from the coding sequence ATGAGTAGACCGTTAATGTTTGGTTGTAAAGAAGAGCTTGAAGAAAAAATTAGCGCATACTTTTACATGTGCGACACCCATATGCAAACGATGTTCACGAAAGAAGGGCAAGAAATATCAGTTCCAGCACCTAAGCCTTATACTATTTCGGGATTGGCTCATTTCTTAGGGACTAACCGGCAAACCTTGTTAAACTATGAAGAACGTGACGAGTTTTTTGACACGATAAAACGCGCGAAGGCTAAAATAGAAGCCTTTGTCGAAGAAAGCTTATGGACACCTAAAGTGACAGCTGGGGTCATTTTTAATTTGAAGAATAACTTCGGTTGGGTAGATAAATCAGAACTACAGCAAAGCGGAGAAACCACTCACAACATAAAAACAGATAAGGATCTAAGTAATCTCACAGTCGAGGAGTTGAAACAGCTTGAAAACATCCTCAATAAGACTTCCGACACTGAATGA